One stretch of Chiroxiphia lanceolata isolate bChiLan1 chromosome 1, bChiLan1.pri, whole genome shotgun sequence DNA includes these proteins:
- the GEM gene encoding GTP-binding protein GEM, with protein MTLNNVTMRRTHNSSLHQQQQRWSIPADGKNLLVQKDSNEYNPQKRYTISPDEYYRRSWSSESSDSVISSESGSNCYRVVLIGEHSVGKSSLANIFAGVHDSIDSDCEVLGEDTYERTLMVDGESATIILLDMWDNKREGEWIRDHCMQVGDAYLIVYSITDRASFEKASELRIQLRRARQKEDIPIILVGNKSDLVRCREVSVAEGRACAVVFDCKFIETSAAVQHNVKELFEGIVRQVRLRRDSKEKNEKRLALQKRRESIPKKARRFWGKIVAKNNKNMAFKLKSKSCHDLSVL; from the exons ATGACTCTCAACAACGTTACCATGCGTCGCACCCACAATAGCAgtctgcaccagcagcagcagcgatGGAGCATCCCTGCTGATGGAAAGAATCTGCTGGTCCAGAAAGATTCCAATGAGTACAACCCACAAAAGCGATACACCATCAGTCCCGATGAATATTACAGAAGGAGCTGGTCCTCGGAGTCATCTGACTCTGTCATCTCCTCTGAGTCTGGCAGCAACTGCTACCGGGTGGTGCTGATTGGGGAGCACAGCGTGGGGAAGTCCTCGCTAGCCAACATCTTTGCAGGGGTGCATGACAGCATCGACAGCGACTGTGAGGTGCTGGGAG AAGACACATATGAAAGAACCCTGATGGTGGATGGGGAAAGTGCAACCATTATACTGCTCGACATGTGGGATAATAAG CGTGAGGGAGAATGGATTCGGGACCACTGCATGCAAGTGGGAGATGCCTACTTGATTGTCTACTCCATCACAGACAGAGCAAGCTTTGAGAAGGCCTCTGAACTCAGAATACAACTCCGCAGAGCACGCCAGAAAGAGGATATCCCCATTATTTTGGTTGGCAACAAAAGTGACCTTGTCAGGTGCCGTGAAGTTTCAGTGGCAG AGGGACGAGCCTGCGCTGTTGTGTTTGACTGCAAGTTCATCGAGAcctcagcagctgtgcagcacaaCGTGAAAGAGCTGTTTGAAGGCATCGTGCGGCAAGTCCGGCTCCGGAGGGATAGCaaggaaaagaatgagaagCGACTGGCGCTACAGAAGCGGAGAGAGAGTATCCCCAAGAAAGCCAGGCGTTTTTGGGGCAAAATAGTTGCCAAGAACAACAAGAACATGGCCTTCAAACTCAAGTCCAAGTCTTGCCATGACCTATCAGTACTTTAA